A stretch of DNA from Cupriavidus taiwanensis:
ATCGTCGAGCCGTGCGCTGATATTGCCGGCCGAGCCGACGGTATAGCCGCGCTGGTACAGGCTGGCGCCGATGCGGCAGATCTCTTCGCGCAGCTTGCTTTCGGTGCTCATCACTGGCCTCCCAGCTGGCGCAGCGCTTCGTCGAAAAAGTCCGGGCCGCCGAAGTTGCCCGACTTGAGCGCCAGCGCCAGCGGCGTGGCATCCAGCGTGACGGTGGCCGGCACGCCCGGGGCGATCTGCGCGCCGATGCGCAGCGCGCGCACGCCCAGCGCCTGCACCACCGCGCCCGAGGTCTCGCCGCCCGCCACCACGAAGCGGCGCGTGCCGCGTGCCTTCAGCGCGGCGGCGACCGTGGCCAGGCATTGCTCGACTAGGTGGCCGGCGCGCGCCACGCCCAGCTCGGCCTGCACCGCCTTGACCTCGTCCGGGCTGGAAGTCGCATAGACCAGCACAGGCTCGTCATGCGCGGCGGCAAAGGCCAGCGCCGCGTCGGCCACGACCTCGCCGCGCGCCAGCGCGAGCGGGTCGATGCGCAGCGCCGGGCGGCCTTGCTCGAGCCAGCGTGCCACCTGGCCATTGGTCGCGCGCGAGGCGCTGCCGGCCAGCACCACGCCGGGGCCGTCGATGGCCGGCACCGCGTCGGCGTCGGCGCGCTGCGGCAGCAGGCCGGCGCGGCGGAAGTTCGCGGGCAGGCCCAGCGCGATGCCGGAGCCGCCGGTGACCAGCGGCAGGCCGGCGCAGGCCTCACCCAGCGTCAGCAGGTCGGCGTCGCAGACCGCATCGGCAATTGCCATGCGCACGCCGTCGCCGCGCAGCGCGGCGATGCGCGCGGCCGTGGCGTTTGCGCCTTGCGCGACCGCGTCATGGCGCAGCAGCCCCACCTTGTGCTTGCTCTGGCGCTGCAGCACCCGCACCAGGTTGGCATCGGTCATCGGCGTCAGCGGATGGTGCTCCATGCCCGATTCGTTCAGCAGCGCATCGCCGACGAACAGGTGGCCGCGGAAAATGGTGCGGCCGTTCTCGGGGAAGGCCGGGCAGGCGATGGTGAAGTCGCTGTTCAGCGCCGCCAGCAAGGCCTCGGACACCGGCCCGATATTGCCGGCGTCGGTCGAATCGAAGGTGGAGCAGTACTTGAAGACGAACTGGCGGCAGCCCTGCGCGCGCAGCCACTGCAGCGCGGCCAGCGACTCGGCCACGGCCTGGGCCGCCGGCACGGTGCGCGACTTGAGCGCGACCACCACCGCGTCGGCGCTGCCGATATCGGCCATGGATCCGGGCACGCCGATGGTCTGCACGGTACGCATGCCATTGCGCACCAGCGTGTTGGCGAGGTCGGTGGCGCCGGTAAAGTCGTCGGCGATACAACCAAGGAGGGCGGTCATGGTTCCGGCTCCTTATTCAGCCTGGCCCGGCAGTTCGATGCCCGGGAAGATCTTGATCACCGCCGAATCGTCCTCGCCGCCATGGCCGGCGGTGGACGCCATCATGAACATCTGGTGCGCGGCCGCCGACAGCGGCAGCGGGAATTTGCTGGTGCGTGCGGTGTCGAGCACCATGCCCAGGTCCTTGACAAAGATGTCGACCGCCGAAAGCGGCGTGTAGTCGCCCTTCAGGATATGCGGCACGCGGTTCTCGAACATCCACGAGTTGCCGGCGCTGTGGGTGATCACGTCATAGAGCGCGTCCGGGTCCACGCCTTCGCGCAGGCCCAGCGCCATCGCTTCGGCGGCGGCGGCGATATGCACGCCGGCGAGCAACTGGTTGATGATCTTGACCCTGGAGCCGGCGCCGTGCGCGGCACCCAGGCGATACACCTTGCCGGCGATGGCGGCCAGCACGTCCTCGGCGAGCGCATAGGCTTCGGCGGGGCCGGAGGTCATCATGGTCATCTCGCCGCTGGCGGCGCGCGCGGCACCGCCCGAGACCGGCGCGTCGAGCATCAGCAGGCCTTTTTCGGCGAGGCGCTGTGCCAGGGTCTCGGCAAAGCCGGGCGGCACCGTGGCGCTGGCGATCACCAGCTTGCCCGGCTGCATCGCCGCCACGGCACCGTCGGCGCCGAACAGCACGGCCTCGGTCTGCTGCGCGTTGACCACCAGCGTCAGCACCACCTCGCAGTGGCTGCCCAGTTCGGCGGGCGAGGCGCACGGCACGCCGCCGGCATCGGCAAAGCGCTGCAGCACTTCGGCACGCAGGTCGCAGGCATGCACGTTGAAACCG
This window harbors:
- the ltnD gene encoding L-threonate dehydrogenase, with protein sequence MSRNIGVIGLGAMGFGVAQSLLRAGFNVHACDLRAEVLQRFADAGGVPCASPAELGSHCEVVLTLVVNAQQTEAVLFGADGAVAAMQPGKLVIASATVPPGFAETLAQRLAEKGLLMLDAPVSGGAARAASGEMTMMTSGPAEAYALAEDVLAAIAGKVYRLGAAHGAGSRVKIINQLLAGVHIAAAAEAMALGLREGVDPDALYDVITHSAGNSWMFENRVPHILKGDYTPLSAVDIFVKDLGMVLDTARTSKFPLPLSAAAHQMFMMASTAGHGGEDDSAVIKIFPGIELPGQAE
- the otnK gene encoding 3-oxo-tetronate kinase; this translates as MTALLGCIADDFTGATDLANTLVRNGMRTVQTIGVPGSMADIGSADAVVVALKSRTVPAAQAVAESLAALQWLRAQGCRQFVFKYCSTFDSTDAGNIGPVSEALLAALNSDFTIACPAFPENGRTIFRGHLFVGDALLNESGMEHHPLTPMTDANLVRVLQRQSKHKVGLLRHDAVAQGANATAARIAALRGDGVRMAIADAVCDADLLTLGEACAGLPLVTGGSGIALGLPANFRRAGLLPQRADADAVPAIDGPGVVLAGSASRATNGQVARWLEQGRPALRIDPLALARGEVVADAALAFAAAHDEPVLVYATSSPDEVKAVQAELGVARAGHLVEQCLATVAAALKARGTRRFVVAGGETSGAVVQALGVRALRIGAQIAPGVPATVTLDATPLALALKSGNFGGPDFFDEALRQLGGQ